One genomic window of Elaeis guineensis isolate ETL-2024a chromosome 2, EG11, whole genome shotgun sequence includes the following:
- the LOC105034128 gene encoding mavicyanin-like, whose amino-acid sequence MAAFFTGSSLATVHIVGDSIWTIPLNNDFYSNWSQNKSFNVGDSLVFRFEMGRYNVVQVSKREFDSCSAENPFRTFLIGPATVDLKEEGMLYFICSFGNYCLLGQKLSVPVQRPPPPPPALSSSSPASP is encoded by the exons ATGGCTGCTTTCTTCACTGGATCTTCGCTTGCCACCGTGCACATTGTAGGGGACTCCATATGGACGATCCCTCTGAACAACGATTTCTATAGCAACTGGTCTCAGAACAAATCTTTCAATGTTGGTGACTCACTAG TTTTTAGGTTCGAGATGGGACGCTACAATGTGGTGCAGGTTTCTAAGAGGGAGTTTGATAGCTGCAGTGCTGAGAACCCCTTCCGAACGTTTCTTATAGGGCCAGCGACCGTCGatctcaaagaagaaggaatGTTATACTTCATTTGTAGCTTTGGAAACTATTGTCTTTTAGGCCAAAAGCTCTCTGTCCCTGTCCAAaggccaccaccaccaccaccagcaCTCAGTTCTTCTTCACCTGCTAGTCCTTAG